A genomic window from Silene latifolia isolate original U9 population chromosome Y, ASM4854445v1, whole genome shotgun sequence includes:
- the LOC141631049 gene encoding uncharacterized protein LOC141631049, whose translation MTSNEFDRFSSCITAKEIWDGLELAHEGTSAVRKYRIDLLIQKYELFTMEKNESLDIMSAPFSSIINELNNLGRKFESEDIARKVFRSLSKRWRPKVTTMEEYRDLTALPYAELIGALMANELVLEDDEAESKDDEGSKDEEVANLCLSNVSLDLISDSDEDNLDSNYCFLGESDSNEEGEVTYLELKKRFKKLSKSALSEFFEQSLDKCHEQVLKSKDLKEQILDIAEENQLLKAKVMVKESNQWYLDSGCSRYMTGNVNLFLSLEPFDGGKVTFSDNKKGGTMLGPQSFEEDELSSDDNMPPVSKKW comes from the exons atgacatcgaatGAATTCGACCGTTTTTCTTCTTGTAttacggccaaggaaatatgggatggtcttgaattgGCTCATGAAGGAACGTCAGCTGTTAGAAAGtatcgtattgacttgctgattcaaaaatacgaACTCTTTACAATGGAGaagaatgaatcacttgataTCATGTCTGCACCGTTTTCTAGCATCATTAATGAGCTAAACAATCTTGGTAGAAAATTTGAGTCCGAGGACATTGCTAGGAAAGTCTTTCGGAGTTTGTCTAAGAGATGGCGTCCTAAGGTCACAACAATGGAGGAATATAGAGATCTCACGGCTTTACcctatgcagaacttattggagCTCTTATGGCTAATGAACTGGTCCTGGAAGACGATGAGGCTGAGTCCA aagatgatgaagggtcTAAAGATGAAGAAGTTGCTAATCTGTGCTTAAGCAATGTAAGTCTTGACCTAATTTCGGACAGTGATGAAGATAACTTGGATTCTAACTActgctttctaggagaatcagaCTCAAATGAAGAAGGGGAGGTAAcctatcttgagcttaaaaaacgcttTAAGAAATTGTCCAAAAGCGCCTTAAGTGAATtttttgaacaatctcttgataaatgtcatgaacaAGTTTTAAAATCGAAAGAtctgaaagaacaaattcttgatattgctgaagagaatcaactTCTTAAGGCTAAG GTTATGGTGAAAGAAAGCAATCAATGGTACCTTGATAGCGGATGCTCAAGGTACATGACTGGTaatgttaatttatttctttcacttgaacccttcgatggTGGTAAAGTTACATTCAGTGATAACAAGAAAG ggggaacgatGCTTGGACCTCAATCATTCGAAGAAGATGAACTAAGTTCAGATGATAATATGCCTCCAGTCTCTAAGAAATGGTGA